A genomic region of Alicyclobacillus sp. SO9 contains the following coding sequences:
- the megL gene encoding methionine gamma-lyase: MGEKQDRASQSMRTRLIHLPDKDGQAELLGSITPPLFQTSTFVFDSAEQGGRRFAGEESGYIYSRLGNPTTRLLEEAIADAEGADDGLAFASGMAAISATLIALVKTGQHVLVSRGIYGCTFGLLEMLNQRFGVSFTLADLGSEEAVRANMRPETTVIYVETPINPTMELVDLAACAKVAHEQGAKLVVDNTFASPVLQRPLELGADIVVHSATKYLGGHGDVILGLMAGPKDFVAEVRMTTLKDIGGMAAPYDAWLVLRGMKTLSVRMREHCRSAEEIAVKLQQHPAVENVYYPGLSDFPQRELYERQMEGGGGVIGFTVKSGYDGGKKLMNELELCRRAVSLGEVHTLIQHPASMTHSPVPPEVRKEMGIDDGLVRLAVGLEDPRDIWADLEQALDSVR, from the coding sequence ATGGGGGAGAAACAAGACAGGGCAAGCCAATCGATGCGGACAAGACTGATTCATTTACCGGATAAAGACGGACAGGCAGAACTGTTGGGCAGCATCACCCCGCCTCTGTTTCAAACGTCTACGTTCGTCTTTGACAGCGCCGAGCAGGGAGGTCGTCGATTTGCCGGGGAAGAAAGCGGATACATCTATAGCCGTCTAGGAAATCCCACGACTCGGTTACTGGAGGAAGCCATTGCAGACGCTGAAGGTGCAGATGATGGGTTAGCGTTTGCCAGCGGCATGGCTGCGATTTCTGCCACACTGATTGCTTTGGTGAAGACAGGTCAGCATGTGTTAGTTTCTCGCGGTATCTATGGCTGCACTTTTGGCTTGCTGGAAATGCTCAATCAACGCTTTGGCGTCAGCTTTACGTTGGCTGACCTCGGCAGTGAAGAGGCTGTTCGTGCCAATATGCGTCCGGAAACCACCGTCATCTACGTAGAAACTCCAATTAATCCCACCATGGAACTTGTCGATCTCGCTGCCTGCGCCAAGGTCGCACACGAACAGGGTGCGAAGCTGGTGGTAGACAACACGTTTGCCAGCCCTGTACTGCAGCGCCCGCTGGAGTTAGGTGCGGACATCGTTGTGCACAGCGCTACAAAATACCTAGGCGGACATGGAGATGTCATTCTTGGATTAATGGCCGGACCGAAGGATTTTGTTGCAGAAGTCAGAATGACTACCCTGAAAGACATCGGTGGTATGGCGGCTCCCTACGATGCCTGGCTTGTCCTGCGCGGTATGAAGACGCTATCCGTAAGAATGAGGGAGCACTGCCGCAGTGCAGAGGAAATCGCGGTAAAGCTGCAGCAGCATCCGGCGGTAGAGAATGTCTATTATCCAGGGCTGAGTGACTTCCCTCAGAGAGAATTGTACGAGCGACAAATGGAGGGCGGCGGCGGTGTCATCGGATTTACTGTGAAGAGCGGCTATGACGGGGGCAAGAAACTGATGAATGAACTGGAACTGTGCCGCAGAGCTGTATCCTTGGGAGAAGTCCATACACTCATTCAGCATCCTGCCAGCATGACTCATTCTCCAGTACCCCCGGAAGTTCGCAAGGAAATGGGCATCGATGACGGCTTGGTCAGGCTTGCAGTCGGATTGGAAGACCCGCGTGACATTTGGGCGGACTTGGAACAAGCACTGGATTCTGTACGCTAG
- the hutH gene encoding histidine ammonia-lyase encodes MVVLNGNDLTLDNVYNVVVRGAECIISDDAWKKVRASRNRIERQVTQGNIVYGVTTGFGKLSDVSIDEHHVEPLQANLLRSHAVGVGEPMPQDVVRAMLLLRANALAKGFSGIHPDTLQLLVELLNHRVHPVIPSQGSLGASGDLAPLAHMALVLIGEGEAEVDGQVLSGSAALAKAGLSPVRLGAKEGLALINGTQAMSGIGAMTLLETKNVGKAADYAAALTMEALRGIVTAFDKDLLATRPHRELEEVGERLRTLLHGSRRVTKQGELRVQDAYSLRCIPQVHGASWQAWNYAYERLAVELNAATDNPIVLSDDKIVSGGQFHGQPIALAMDFLKVGAAEWANISERRIERLVNPQLSGLSPFLAKEPGLQSGFMITQYVAAALVSENKVLAHPASVDSIPSSANQEDHVSMGTIAARQCRQIVTNVAKVVAIELICAAQAVYLQGVEKELAPATTHILNWVRNYVGPVTEDKSLSKEIEAMGNAILAGSLEEAMADSDSAQAKQASSMETKPVM; translated from the coding sequence ATGGTTGTATTAAATGGCAATGACTTAACGCTTGACAATGTCTATAACGTTGTGGTGAGAGGTGCAGAGTGTATCATTTCCGACGATGCCTGGAAAAAGGTTCGGGCAAGTCGTAATCGTATTGAGAGGCAAGTAACGCAAGGCAACATCGTCTATGGTGTTACAACTGGTTTCGGCAAACTCAGCGATGTATCCATTGACGAGCACCATGTGGAACCTTTGCAGGCAAACTTGCTCCGCTCGCATGCGGTCGGCGTCGGTGAGCCCATGCCGCAAGACGTGGTTCGAGCCATGCTGCTGCTGCGTGCCAATGCCTTGGCAAAAGGGTTTTCCGGAATTCATCCAGACACACTGCAACTGCTGGTAGAGTTACTGAATCACCGTGTACACCCTGTAATCCCCAGTCAAGGTTCTCTCGGCGCAAGCGGAGACCTGGCTCCTCTTGCACATATGGCCCTGGTGCTCATCGGTGAGGGTGAAGCAGAAGTGGACGGACAGGTGTTGTCAGGTTCGGCAGCACTAGCCAAAGCTGGGCTCAGTCCGGTACGCCTTGGGGCAAAAGAGGGACTGGCACTGATTAACGGAACACAGGCCATGTCCGGTATTGGCGCAATGACACTGCTCGAAACGAAAAACGTTGGCAAGGCGGCGGATTATGCGGCCGCATTAACCATGGAGGCCTTGCGAGGAATCGTAACGGCATTCGATAAGGATTTGTTGGCGACTCGACCGCATCGGGAACTGGAAGAGGTTGGTGAGAGACTGCGTACTCTCCTCCATGGAAGCCGACGCGTAACGAAGCAGGGTGAGTTGCGGGTGCAGGACGCCTATTCGCTGCGCTGCATTCCGCAGGTGCACGGTGCGTCGTGGCAGGCCTGGAACTATGCATATGAGCGTCTCGCTGTCGAATTGAACGCTGCAACAGATAACCCAATTGTGCTGTCCGACGACAAAATTGTTTCCGGCGGTCAGTTTCACGGTCAGCCCATTGCATTGGCCATGGACTTCCTAAAGGTTGGAGCGGCAGAGTGGGCCAATATCTCAGAAAGACGCATTGAACGGCTGGTCAATCCCCAGTTGAGCGGATTGTCTCCGTTTTTGGCAAAGGAACCTGGGTTGCAGTCAGGATTCATGATAACTCAGTATGTGGCTGCTGCTCTGGTCTCAGAAAACAAGGTTCTGGCCCATCCGGCCAGCGTGGATTCAATTCCGTCCTCTGCAAATCAGGAAGACCATGTTAGCATGGGCACCATCGCAGCACGCCAATGCCGCCAGATTGTCACAAATGTAGCAAAAGTGGTGGCCATCGAACTCATTTGTGCAGCTCAAGCGGTCTACCTTCAGGGTGTAGAGAAAGAGTTGGCACCGGCCACAACACATATCCTCAACTGGGTTAGAAACTATGTTGGGCCAGTAACGGAGGACAAATCGCTCAGCAAGGAAATTGAGGCTATGGGCAATGCAATTCTGGCTGGCAGCCTGGAGGAAGCCATGGCTGACTCGGATTCGGCACAGGCAAAACAGGCCTCGTCGATGGAGACGAAGCCTGTCATGTGA
- a CDS encoding inositol monophosphatase family protein, producing the protein MSNYTLELQVAVRAALAAGQHFSKAVGGEKQVSAKSSPADLVTEYDPECESMIRQVIHQAFPDHSILGEETTAPGSAASKKAAQEVYQEEHLWIVDPIDGTTNFVYQLPLSVVSIAYAENGEVKAGVIYDPYRHEVFASATGFDAVKMSSQEAADWIEGTAAEQTETTLPGQTLHVLSRDGVRGSVLATGFPPRAASRELATASALKLAHRVKSLRALGAAALHLAYVAAGRLDGFWEYDLNLWDLAAGVFLIKQAGGAVKSLHGEPYGLLVRDIVTAGTPGLLEEMIESVTAKPDGSGE; encoded by the coding sequence GTGTCGAACTATACATTAGAACTTCAGGTTGCAGTTCGAGCGGCTTTGGCTGCCGGGCAGCACTTTTCTAAAGCAGTGGGCGGAGAAAAACAGGTATCGGCAAAGTCTTCGCCGGCAGATTTAGTAACGGAATACGATCCAGAATGTGAAAGCATGATTCGTCAAGTGATTCATCAAGCGTTTCCGGACCATTCCATTCTCGGTGAGGAGACCACCGCACCAGGGAGTGCTGCATCAAAAAAGGCCGCACAGGAGGTCTACCAGGAAGAGCATTTATGGATTGTCGATCCCATTGACGGAACGACCAACTTTGTCTACCAGTTGCCCTTGTCGGTTGTTTCCATTGCCTACGCTGAGAACGGCGAAGTCAAGGCAGGGGTGATTTATGACCCCTATCGTCATGAGGTGTTTGCTTCCGCCACAGGCTTTGACGCCGTGAAAATGAGCAGCCAGGAAGCGGCTGACTGGATTGAGGGTACGGCCGCGGAACAGACAGAAACCACGTTGCCTGGGCAAACTCTCCATGTACTCTCCCGTGACGGAGTAAGGGGAAGTGTCCTTGCCACTGGTTTTCCGCCTCGTGCGGCTTCGCGAGAACTGGCAACGGCATCTGCTCTGAAACTTGCCCACCGGGTCAAGAGCCTGCGGGCGCTGGGAGCCGCTGCACTGCACCTTGCCTACGTAGCCGCCGGTCGCTTGGATGGATTCTGGGAATACGACCTGAACCTCTGGGATTTGGCGGCAGGAGTGTTTCTCATTAAGCAAGCTGGTGGAGCTGTCAAGTCACTTCACGGCGAGCCCTATGGTCTTTTGGTCCGCGACATCGTGACTGCAGGGACGCCGGGCTTACTGGAGGAGATGATAGAGAGCGTGACAGCAAAGCCGGATGGGAGCGGTGAATGA
- a CDS encoding nicotinate phosphoribosyltransferase, with protein MAIADEKRMAIQQRIEAVSALPVYRDRKLALLTDLYQLTMMYGHYHSGDWDKQVVFDLFYRTNPCNNGYVISAGLEQVVWYLYNLQFSSEDITYLQSLNMFSEEFLEKLRQFRFSGTLYAVQEGSLVFPNEPILRFEGSVFELQLIESAVLSFINHQSLIATKAQRIVDAARTDRRNPTAPVIEMGLRRAQNADASIFGARAAYIGGCVGTSNVMAGQSFSIPVVGTQGHSWIQSFPSELEAFRAYASAFPNHVALLVDTYDVVKSGIPNAIAVAAELKAEGKKLESIRIDSGDLAYLSKKAREMLDEAGLTDVGIIASSDLDEHTIRELILQGAEITSWGVGTNLITSYDCPALGAVYKMTAQQEDGHLKPTIKVSENPAKVTNPGKKRVIRLYNKGYASADLIVLDDEQLDRSEPLELFDPIHTYKRKTLYQYEVEEMLKPIFVDGELVYELPSLKEIRRHVANCMSHFPSEILRPVNPHIYHVDLSESLWDLKQKLLHQWRPQAQQG; from the coding sequence ATGGCGATTGCAGATGAGAAACGGATGGCAATTCAGCAACGGATAGAGGCAGTTTCTGCGTTGCCTGTGTATCGGGATCGGAAGCTGGCACTGTTGACGGATTTGTATCAATTGACCATGATGTATGGCCATTACCATTCCGGTGATTGGGACAAGCAGGTCGTATTCGACCTCTTTTATCGCACAAATCCCTGCAATAATGGCTACGTGATTTCGGCTGGACTTGAACAGGTGGTCTGGTACCTGTACAATCTCCAGTTCAGCAGCGAAGACATTACATATTTGCAGAGTCTCAACATGTTTTCAGAGGAGTTTCTGGAGAAGCTGCGTCAGTTTCGGTTTTCCGGGACCTTGTATGCTGTTCAAGAGGGGTCGCTGGTTTTTCCCAACGAACCCATCCTGCGATTTGAGGGTTCTGTTTTCGAACTTCAGTTAATCGAATCAGCGGTCTTATCTTTCATAAATCATCAAAGCCTGATTGCAACCAAGGCTCAAAGAATTGTGGATGCAGCTCGAACGGACAGACGCAATCCAACGGCTCCAGTCATTGAGATGGGTCTGCGTCGGGCTCAAAACGCAGATGCTTCCATCTTTGGCGCGAGAGCTGCTTATATTGGCGGGTGTGTTGGAACGAGCAACGTCATGGCCGGTCAGAGTTTTTCCATTCCTGTGGTGGGAACGCAAGGACACAGCTGGATTCAGAGCTTTCCTTCTGAACTGGAAGCTTTCCGGGCCTATGCCAGTGCATTTCCAAATCACGTCGCTCTGTTGGTCGACACATATGATGTGGTGAAGAGCGGGATCCCTAATGCCATTGCTGTAGCTGCAGAACTGAAAGCAGAGGGGAAGAAACTGGAGTCTATCCGAATTGACAGCGGAGACTTAGCCTATCTGTCAAAAAAAGCGAGGGAAATGCTGGATGAGGCTGGGTTGACGGATGTGGGTATCATCGCTTCGTCTGATTTGGATGAACACACCATTCGTGAATTGATTCTGCAAGGAGCTGAGATTACCTCTTGGGGGGTAGGTACGAATTTAATTACGAGCTATGACTGTCCAGCCTTGGGTGCGGTGTATAAAATGACCGCTCAGCAAGAGGATGGGCATCTTAAGCCAACGATTAAAGTCTCTGAAAATCCTGCCAAAGTGACAAATCCGGGCAAAAAACGAGTTATTAGGTTGTATAATAAGGGATATGCATCCGCGGACTTGATTGTCCTGGATGATGAACAACTGGATAGAAGCGAACCGTTGGAACTTTTTGATCCAATTCACACCTATAAACGCAAGACACTGTACCAGTATGAAGTGGAGGAAATGCTAAAGCCGATTTTTGTAGATGGGGAGCTTGTCTATGAGCTTCCATCGCTCAAAGAAATCAGACGTCACGTGGCAAATTGCATGAGTCACTTTCCGTCTGAAATTTTGCGGCCGGTCAATCCACACATCTACCATGTTGACCTGTCCGAAAGTCTTTGGGACCTAAAACAAAAATTGCTTCATCAGTGGCGTCCCCAGGCTCAGCAAGGCTGA
- a CDS encoding sigma 54-interacting transcriptional regulator, producing MSIRWCLETDDRIGMVRDIVSAVADCGGDVEAMEVVSRYVYIRLHCSNTQTMQLQSALQSVSGVRRVDAIDSLPYEADEQNLIRRVMDREGSDETLSFSGLIYKSDSMKAQVHIAKAIAARDVPVLITGESGTGKELMARAIHNASARSQHRFVAVNCAAIPETLLDSELFGYVEGAFTGARRGGRLGLFEVADGGTLFLDEIGEMNPAVQAKLLRVLSESELRRVGDSESRKVNVRVLAATNRNLEHLISTGQFRQDLFFRLNVIPIQLPPLRDRKDDIVPLAMAFISRMERRLERKFQLSVESQNAIREYAYPGNIRELQNIIERACYLCESEVLSPNLFMTDSFLPKSVPANLQDAAEDGANTPPAEAAYSSSSSVPETSLRNLVRTYELKIIQDTVNRLGSVRKAAAELGVSHTTLLNKLHRE from the coding sequence TGGAATGGTTCGAGACATTGTGTCGGCGGTTGCAGACTGTGGTGGAGATGTAGAAGCCATGGAAGTGGTGTCACGGTATGTGTACATCCGCTTACATTGCTCAAACACACAGACAATGCAACTTCAATCCGCCCTACAGTCCGTGTCGGGGGTGAGGCGGGTCGACGCAATTGATTCACTGCCGTATGAAGCGGATGAGCAGAACCTTATTAGACGGGTCATGGACAGAGAAGGGTCCGACGAGACCCTGTCCTTTTCCGGATTGATTTACAAGAGTGATTCCATGAAGGCGCAAGTGCATATAGCGAAGGCTATTGCTGCCAGGGATGTACCTGTCTTGATTACTGGGGAAAGCGGAACTGGAAAGGAATTGATGGCGAGAGCCATCCACAATGCTTCAGCGCGAAGTCAGCACCGGTTTGTCGCTGTAAACTGTGCTGCAATCCCGGAAACTTTGTTGGACAGTGAACTTTTTGGGTATGTGGAAGGTGCGTTTACAGGTGCAAGGCGAGGAGGACGGCTGGGTCTGTTTGAAGTTGCGGACGGAGGGACCCTATTTCTGGACGAGATTGGCGAAATGAATCCTGCAGTCCAGGCAAAGCTGTTGCGTGTCTTGTCCGAATCTGAGTTGCGCCGTGTCGGCGATTCTGAGTCACGAAAGGTAAATGTGCGAGTGCTTGCAGCCACAAATCGAAATCTGGAACATTTGATTTCGACGGGTCAGTTTCGCCAGGACCTCTTCTTCCGCCTGAATGTCATCCCGATTCAATTGCCGCCCCTTCGTGATCGTAAAGATGATATCGTTCCCTTGGCCATGGCCTTCATCAGTCGAATGGAACGACGGTTGGAGCGCAAGTTTCAGCTATCCGTCGAGAGTCAGAATGCCATTCGAGAGTACGCATATCCCGGCAACATTCGTGAACTGCAGAACATCATTGAGCGGGCCTGCTACCTGTGTGAGTCTGAAGTCCTGTCGCCAAACTTGTTTATGACAGACTCTTTTCTGCCAAAGTCCGTGCCGGCAAATCTTCAGGACGCTGCAGAAGACGGTGCCAATACGCCTCCGGCTGAGGCTGCTTACAGCAGTTCGAGTTCTGTTCCAGAGACCAGTTTGCGTAACCTTGTCCGGACCTATGAATTAAAGATCATTCAAGATACGGTCAACCGTCTCGGAAGCGTTCGTAAGGCTGCTGCCGAGCTAGGTGTTTCTCATACCACGCTGCTAAACAAGTTGCATCGTGAATAG
- a CDS encoding aspartate ammonia-lyase, whose product MEQQPMRTAHDSLGELQIPAEAYYGAQTARAIQNFPISGLHLQPAFVRAQAILKWAAAKAHKDLGVMDGQKTEAICHAAEEVMSGKLDEWFQVDVYQAGAGTSQNMNVNEVIASRAAEFLGGQRGDYSRVHPNDDVNKSQSTNDTIHAAMQVAGIELLAHQLDPALGELIQSLEDKARAFNHIVKSGRTHLQDAVPMRLGDEFAAFADNIRRHRRWLEQSAASLLEIGLGGNAIGTGINTPEGYAQTVVEYVAQFTGLSFRLPDNPFTFNQNPDEVVFVSGAVRSLSLALQRIANDLRLLSSGPRTGLGELNLPAVQPGSSIMPGKVNPVMAEMLNMTCYQVQGCDTTVAQAGGAGQLELNVMMPVMAANFLHEISILSESVRVFSDKCIRGIEANEAQCTFYAENTLSLATALNVELGYEQAAKIVKEALAKDISLREAANNLEIPEHLVNKALDIEKLSRVVPRGAGNARPSTYGNPGQNAKTRQPATTSQRFEPESGD is encoded by the coding sequence ATGGAACAGCAACCTATGCGAACGGCACATGATTCTTTGGGCGAGTTGCAAATTCCGGCGGAGGCCTACTATGGAGCTCAGACAGCCCGAGCTATACAAAACTTTCCTATCAGCGGGCTGCATCTCCAGCCTGCATTTGTCCGTGCACAAGCCATATTAAAGTGGGCAGCAGCAAAAGCTCACAAAGATTTAGGCGTCATGGACGGGCAAAAGACAGAAGCAATTTGCCATGCCGCGGAAGAAGTAATGAGCGGCAAACTCGATGAATGGTTTCAGGTAGATGTCTATCAAGCAGGTGCAGGCACTTCACAAAATATGAACGTAAATGAGGTGATTGCATCAAGAGCTGCAGAATTTCTAGGCGGACAGCGCGGTGATTACAGCAGAGTTCACCCTAATGACGACGTGAACAAGTCTCAATCCACTAACGATACAATTCATGCCGCAATGCAGGTTGCAGGAATAGAGCTGTTGGCTCACCAGCTAGACCCGGCACTAGGAGAGCTCATTCAAAGTCTGGAAGACAAGGCCCGCGCCTTTAATCACATTGTAAAATCCGGTAGAACACACTTGCAGGATGCGGTTCCTATGCGTCTCGGAGACGAGTTTGCCGCTTTTGCGGACAACATTCGCCGACACCGGCGGTGGCTTGAACAATCCGCCGCAAGTCTTCTGGAAATCGGCCTTGGCGGAAACGCGATTGGAACCGGAATCAATACGCCTGAGGGATACGCGCAAACCGTCGTGGAATACGTGGCACAATTTACGGGGCTTTCTTTTCGACTGCCTGATAACCCTTTTACGTTTAACCAGAATCCGGATGAGGTTGTTTTCGTCAGCGGCGCTGTGCGCAGTTTGTCCCTCGCACTGCAACGCATTGCCAACGACTTGAGACTCCTGTCATCCGGGCCGAGGACAGGACTTGGGGAACTGAACCTGCCTGCCGTGCAACCGGGATCGTCAATTATGCCAGGAAAGGTGAACCCAGTCATGGCGGAAATGCTGAACATGACGTGCTACCAGGTACAGGGCTGCGACACCACCGTAGCCCAGGCAGGCGGAGCCGGCCAATTGGAGCTGAATGTGATGATGCCTGTGATGGCTGCGAACTTCCTGCACGAAATCAGCATTCTCTCTGAATCCGTGCGAGTATTCAGCGACAAGTGCATTCGCGGTATCGAAGCCAATGAGGCACAATGCACATTTTATGCAGAAAACACGCTGTCTCTGGCCACAGCACTCAATGTGGAACTCGGCTACGAGCAAGCAGCGAAAATCGTAAAGGAAGCTTTAGCGAAGGACATCAGTCTGCGGGAAGCGGCAAACAATTTGGAAATTCCAGAGCACCTTGTCAACAAGGCGTTGGATATAGAAAAACTCTCCAGAGTGGTACCTCGCGGCGCAGGAAACGCACGTCCCTCGACCTACGGCAACCCGGGCCAGAATGCCAAAACACGCCAACCAGCAACCACTAGTCAAAGATTCGAACCAGAATCGGGGGATTGA
- a CDS encoding S9 family peptidase translates to MNLWTVEELLQIKIPLHMSIAPDERQITYSLKTLDEEKGEFRQKLYRHMLDGEDGAVPITYGSSIETNPEYSPDGKWLAYVSTRQPDEQDEDDEEMPLQRLYLMPLTGGEPKCMTKELGPVHQYHFAPDSNSLFLLTDVEETSFDKERKKAIEEQKRDLTHEERSVTPRRLCRVDISSGDVTTIYPRDYGLHEFFVAENGRQIVFVTNHTGLNNDEDELNLYVLEAPFAKHSTRTDSPQWHKRALIERKGACHTPRVSPDGSQVAFIAPRYEASEHSQSEVWLVPLDGSSPAINVTEKTGFVGDVMDLQWASKNSLLFQAEQGLYSRLFLLSDTDAAKNGSAEVEDVITEPCVVGSFVVHKTGSTVVYSAETETEPPEVFLWKEGMSEPQQLSHWQKPWRDKYRAVVQDYHWQADDGTVMEGLLVLPRESAENEAALGQKWPLIVDIHGGPAWHTTKSFTQYLNFHWLSGLGYAVFHPNYRGGLGYGQDYLYANHHDLGGIDYRDIMSGVDALVAEGLADEERLGVMGGSYGGYMTNWIIGHDHRFKAAVSEFGIWSLMTDFGCSSARGWEVMYLDRYWEQQTLYLERSPAQYVDRITTPVFILHGDEDDNTFIANSKEMYNALLEAGKTVEFVHYPREGHGFREPQHKADEYRKIAKWFGHYLPTKWTEQPAEVMNWRKVDDSVQARVVGASISTEYAGVGEDFERVVVVDIETQRMTQGENESASTSSAGTAGSAQTVADSDSPADKKDSKNLTIANPEDNEVVLLWSGTELYQRPSVLAEDVISPLGWTVPDSSFVVEGTSKLVLYANTTIAKIRLLFPADWIQYGDLSETVLQIKETNYQIDAYL, encoded by the coding sequence ATGAACTTATGGACAGTTGAAGAGTTGCTTCAAATAAAAATTCCACTACATATGAGTATTGCCCCGGATGAGCGACAAATTACATACAGTTTGAAAACTTTGGACGAAGAGAAGGGAGAATTCCGGCAGAAATTATATCGTCACATGCTTGATGGTGAAGATGGCGCCGTTCCAATCACATACGGTTCTTCAATTGAAACAAATCCTGAGTACAGCCCAGACGGAAAATGGCTTGCATATGTAAGCACCCGGCAGCCGGATGAGCAAGACGAAGACGATGAAGAGATGCCGTTACAACGGCTGTATCTCATGCCGCTCACTGGTGGTGAGCCAAAGTGCATGACCAAGGAATTGGGGCCCGTCCATCAATATCACTTTGCTCCGGACAGCAACAGTTTGTTCCTTTTGACTGATGTTGAAGAGACCTCATTTGATAAGGAAAGAAAGAAGGCGATTGAAGAGCAAAAGCGAGATTTGACGCATGAAGAGCGCTCTGTTACGCCTCGACGACTGTGCAGGGTGGACATTTCATCTGGGGATGTTACTACGATTTACCCTCGAGATTACGGCTTGCATGAGTTTTTCGTTGCAGAAAACGGCAGGCAAATCGTCTTTGTCACCAATCACACTGGCTTAAACAACGATGAAGACGAATTGAATCTGTATGTACTTGAAGCTCCTTTTGCTAAGCATTCTACCCGCACAGATTCCCCACAGTGGCACAAGCGTGCACTGATTGAACGCAAGGGGGCTTGTCACACACCGCGGGTTTCACCCGACGGGAGCCAAGTTGCTTTCATAGCACCGCGGTATGAGGCCTCGGAACATTCGCAGAGCGAAGTTTGGCTAGTACCTCTTGACGGGTCTTCTCCCGCCATCAATGTAACCGAGAAAACAGGCTTTGTCGGAGACGTCATGGATTTGCAGTGGGCGTCGAAAAACAGCCTTTTATTTCAGGCGGAACAAGGTCTGTACTCCCGACTGTTTCTCCTCTCTGACACGGATGCTGCGAAAAATGGGTCGGCTGAAGTGGAGGATGTCATCACAGAACCTTGTGTCGTAGGGAGCTTTGTTGTGCACAAGACGGGGTCCACGGTGGTGTATTCGGCGGAGACTGAGACAGAGCCCCCTGAAGTCTTTCTGTGGAAAGAGGGGATGAGTGAACCACAGCAGCTTTCGCACTGGCAGAAGCCGTGGCGCGACAAATACCGTGCTGTTGTACAGGATTATCACTGGCAGGCAGACGACGGCACCGTCATGGAAGGACTTTTGGTGTTGCCAAGGGAGAGTGCAGAAAACGAAGCTGCATTAGGTCAAAAATGGCCCTTAATTGTGGACATTCACGGCGGACCTGCATGGCATACTACAAAAAGCTTTACACAGTACTTGAATTTCCACTGGTTGTCCGGCTTGGGTTACGCCGTTTTCCACCCCAACTACAGGGGCGGTTTGGGTTATGGTCAAGACTATCTTTACGCAAACCACCACGACCTTGGGGGGATTGATTACCGCGACATTATGAGTGGAGTTGATGCCCTTGTGGCAGAGGGTTTGGCGGATGAAGAGCGCCTGGGTGTGATGGGCGGAAGCTACGGCGGCTACATGACGAATTGGATTATCGGGCACGACCATCGGTTCAAGGCTGCGGTGTCGGAGTTTGGTATTTGGAGTCTCATGACAGATTTCGGTTGCTCCAGCGCCCGGGGGTGGGAAGTGATGTACCTGGACAGATACTGGGAGCAGCAGACGCTGTATTTAGAGCGTTCTCCCGCACAGTATGTGGACAGAATTACAACACCAGTGTTTATTCTGCATGGAGACGAGGATGATAACACGTTTATCGCCAACTCAAAGGAAATGTACAACGCCTTGCTGGAAGCGGGGAAGACAGTGGAATTTGTGCATTATCCGCGGGAAGGACACGGCTTTCGGGAACCGCAGCACAAGGCCGACGAGTATCGTAAGATTGCAAAGTGGTTCGGGCATTATCTCCCGACCAAGTGGACGGAACAGCCTGCTGAAGTCATGAACTGGAGAAAGGTGGATGACAGCGTCCAAGCCAGGGTTGTCGGAGCGTCTATCAGTACTGAGTATGCCGGAGTTGGTGAGGACTTTGAGAGAGTTGTCGTTGTGGACATTGAAACGCAGAGGATGACCCAGGGAGAAAATGAAAGTGCATCAACATCTTCTGCGGGAACTGCAGGATCTGCACAGACTGTGGCAGACTCTGATAGTCCAGCAGATAAGAAAGACAGCAAAAACCTTACAATTGCCAATCCGGAAGACAATGAGGTCGTACTGTTGTGGTCAGGAACCGAGTTGTATCAGCGGCCGTCGGTTTTGGCTGAGGACGTTATTTCACCATTAGGCTGGACAGTTCCTGACAGCAGCTTTGTCGTGGAGGGAACGTCCAAACTGGTTCTTTATGCAAACACGACCATTGCTAAAATCCGTTTGCTGTTCCCGGCTGATTGGATACAATATGGAGATTTGAGTGAAACTGTGTTACAAATCAAAGAGACAAACTATCAAATCGATGCGTACTTGTGA